One genomic region from Candidatus Mesenet endosymbiont of Agriotes lineatus encodes:
- a CDS encoding ankyrin repeat domain-containing protein produces MLSNEELNEQLFDAVKNENVEEVELLIEKGADVNAQDRCGCTPLYWVYGNVEIMRLLLEEREAARKHVSTPLCAAIEDGNIEVVRLLIEKGADVNAQGECGNTPLHLAAKNGHTDVAQFLIGNGADVSAQDEYGNTPLHLAAKNGHTDVARFLIGNGADVDAQSVYGIPLYLAVERGNIEVFFLLLLYGADISAEDRWKINRKPLTSCLAEFEQIKATPHLGGLIEAYKSGDKKAISQYIDNAKNQEALVAKYKGIKERCTNEQLSFVPEYLCDFVKHITLKFLKSHIDEKTMASYLSESKDDIKIIKLQNNKTRAVYELLPKIASEKIVSYSDNDTKENVLLALSKKADVFLNELKNIYQSPNAPLAQPQLEEIDPSAKLQCNL; encoded by the coding sequence ATGTTATCTAATGAAGAATTAAACGAACAATTATTCGATGCTGTTAAAAATGAAAATGTGGAAGAAGTTGAGCTTCTTATTGAAAAAGGGGCAGATGTTAATGCTCAAGATCGTTGTGGTTGTACACCTCTATACTGGGTATATGGAAATGTAGAAATAATGAGGCTTCTTCTTGAAGAAAGAGAAGCTGCTCGTAAGCATGTAAGCACACCTCTATGTGCAGCTATTGAAGATGGAAATATAGAAGTAGTGAGGCTTCTTATTGAAAAAGGAGCAGATGTTAATGCTCAAGGTGAATGTGGTAACACACCTCTACACCTGGCTGCTAAAAATGGCCATACTGACGTGGCTCAGTTTCTTATTGGAAATGGAGCAGATGTTAGTGCTCAAGATGAATATGGTAACACACCTCTACACCTGGCTGCTAAAAATGGCCATACTGACGTGGCTCGGTTTCTTATTGGAAATGGAGCAGATGTTGATGCTCAAAGTGTATATGGTATACCTCTATACCTGGCTGTTGAAAGAGGAAATATAGAAGTCTTCTTCCTACTTCTACTTTATGGCGCTGATATAAGTGCAGAAGATAGATGGAAAATAAATAGAAAACCACTTACTAGCTGTTTAGCTGAATTTGAGCAAATAAAAGCAACGCCTCACTTAGGTGGGCTGATAGAAGCATATAAGAGTGGAGATAAAAAGGCCATTTCACAATATATAGATAATGCAAAAAATCAAGAAGCATTGGTTGCAAAATATAAAGGAATAAAAGAACGCTGCACTAATGAACAATTATCTTTTGTGCCTGAGTATTTATGTGATTTTGTTAAGCATATCACCCTGAAATTTTTAAAATCTCACATAGACGAAAAAACTATGGCATCTTACTTGAGTGAGTCAAAAGATGACATAAAAATAATTAAGCTGCAAAACAATAAGACAAGAGCTGTATATGAGCTATTACCTAAAATTGCATCAGAAAAAATAGTTTCATATTCTGATAATGATACGAAAGAAAACGTATTACTAGCTTTAAGCAAAAAAGCAGATGTGTTTTTAAATGAATTAAAAAATATTTATCAAAGTCCAAATGCACCATTAGCTCAACCTCAATTGGAAGAAATAGATCCTTCAGCAAAACTCCAATGTAATTTATGA
- a CDS encoding ankyrin repeat domain-containing protein, protein MLTSNQNQSNTTLNKKLFMAFYKHRTQEIENLLKQGADVNAINLRGNSPLHLAVNQHCSITTIQMLLKRGAKVNALNGDGNGPLHIAASKHELLIMDELVKNGADVSIQNHSGITPLELYTNTYVQRNCGAKLIQANKDHKTISHASKSNSIADVPTAETSLERSTAFEDQNLPLKKRKLKDLPNTQPSGELTIPNIPNKMINILEVTCSMGDDIV, encoded by the coding sequence ATGCTAACTAGCAATCAGAATCAATCAAACACTACACTTAATAAGAAGCTTTTTATGGCTTTTTATAAGCATAGGACACAAGAAATTGAGAATTTATTAAAACAGGGTGCAGATGTTAATGCTATAAATCTACGAGGAAATAGCCCTTTGCATCTTGCTGTTAATCAGCACTGTAGCATTACAACAATACAAATGTTATTAAAGCGTGGTGCAAAAGTTAACGCTTTGAACGGCGATGGCAATGGACCTTTGCATATCGCTGCATCAAAACATGAACTACTAATAATGGACGAGTTAGTAAAAAATGGAGCAGATGTTAGTATTCAAAATCATAGTGGCATAACGCCTTTAGAACTATACACCAACACTTATGTTCAAAGAAATTGCGGAGCAAAATTGATACAAGCGAATAAAGATCATAAGACCATTTCGCATGCCTCTAAGAGTAATTCTATTGCAGATGTTCCTACTGCAGAAACAAGCTTAGAAAGAAGTACAGCGTTTGAAGACCAAAATCTTCCTCTTAAAAAAAGGAAACTTAAAGATTTACCAAATACGCAACCATCGGGCGAATTAACGATACCAAATATACCTAATAAAATGATAAATATACTAGAAGTGACATGTTCTATGGGGGATGATATTGTCTAA
- a CDS encoding ankyrin repeat domain-containing protein: MSIDNYDKCYNEIYQIVHNSNLNKQESGCEVNKILTGYNMTLDTPDKYCMTFLHHAVHNRDIDTVHLLIEENADVNPRDLSGFTPMHLATENDEISIVELLTKNGALTDEGDYYGHTPLHLAALYNSPEVIKLLVTTIKIDINEISEGGYTALHIAANSNNISIIKLLINLKANISLGSCAGTTALHIAVEKNNPNMVKLLVNSGANIDFKDKLTRTPLYIAVTNNNMHMSNLLISYKADVNIKHTEGNTVLHDATVKGNVDMVELLINAKADINTKNCKKITPLHIAVLESRPDIAMLLIKAGADINAEDCSGNTPLSYAKMKRNTEMIELFKPANTRISTSSFSTINDINGFCNSKLQNRGKFLCSIIVLISPFTIGAICCFLLGMQEAALFISAMTTVVLMFCTLVVYYGDKEKAFYINKNSSMESANIATQINVDNQEQYNSTLATNELENVEAVTELVPISSSSIS; encoded by the coding sequence ATGAGTATAGACAATTATGATAAATGCTATAATGAAATATATCAAATTGTACATAATAGTAACTTGAATAAACAAGAATCAGGTTGTGAAGTGAATAAAATACTTACTGGGTACAATATGACACTTGATACACCAGATAAATACTGCATGACATTTTTACACCATGCAGTTCATAATCGTGATATAGATACTGTTCATCTTCTTATAGAAGAAAACGCCGATGTTAACCCACGAGATTTATCTGGGTTTACACCAATGCATCTTGCCACTGAAAATGATGAAATATCTATTGTCGAGTTACTTACAAAGAATGGTGCTCTCACTGACGAAGGAGATTATTATGGCCATACACCCTTGCATTTAGCTGCTCTTTATAACAGTCCTGAAGTTATTAAATTATTAGTTACTACCATCAAAATAGATATTAATGAGATTAGTGAAGGAGGATATACAGCACTGCACATTGCTGCCAATAGTAATAATATAAGTATAATTAAGCTTCTTATAAACCTAAAAGCTAATATTAGTCTAGGGTCTTGTGCAGGTACTACAGCATTACATATTGCTGTTGAGAAAAACAATCCTAACATGGTTAAGTTACTTGTAAATTCAGGGGCTAATATAGATTTCAAAGACAAACTCACTAGGACACCTTTATATATAGCTGTTACAAATAATAACATGCATATGTCTAACCTTTTGATAAGTTATAAGGCTGACGTTAACATCAAACATACTGAAGGTAACACAGTTTTACACGATGCAACTGTGAAAGGTAACGTTGATATGGTTGAGCTATTAATTAATGCAAAGGCTGATATTAACACAAAAAATTGTAAAAAAATAACCCCCTTGCATATTGCTGTTCTGGAGAGCAGACCTGACATTGCTATGCTTCTTATAAAAGCAGGGGCTGATATTAATGCAGAAGATTGTTCTGGTAATACGCCACTAAGTTATGCAAAAATGAAAAGAAATACAGAAATGATAGAGCTCTTCAAACCAGCTAACACTAGAATATCCACTTCTTCTTTCAGTACAATTAACGATATTAATGGTTTCTGTAACTCTAAATTACAAAATAGAGGTAAATTTTTATGTTCTATCATAGTATTGATATCACCATTTACTATAGGAGCTATTTGTTGCTTCCTGCTTGGTATGCAAGAAGCAGCCCTTTTTATCTCTGCTATGACAACAGTGGTACTTATGTTTTGTACACTTGTGGTATACTATGGCGATAAAGAGAAAGCATTTTATATTAATAAGAATTCAAGTATGGAATCAGCAAACATTGCTACTCAAATTAACGTTGATAATCAAGAACAGTATAATAGTACATTAGCAACTAATGAATTGGAAAACGTTGAAGCAGTTACTGAGCTAGTGCCTATATCAAGTTCTTCAATTAGCTAA
- a CDS encoding ankyrin repeat domain-containing protein — MMEDTPLHLAVFNNDINTAELLINLEADVNLGSSAGLTALHLAVEKNNPNIVKILIKSGADIDQKDKLGRTPLYLTVVDNNICMATRLISYRANVDIKDNDGYTALYIAIVKNNVDIIKLLINMRADVNVKNYEKITPLHIAVMDNRLNITILLVKAGSDINAKDHSDNTPLSYAEIKKNRKIIEFLKLDNTEVSIPSLITIKDVNEVHNYKLQDKCKALCAIIAFTSPFTIGAICCFLLGMQEAALFISAMTTVVLMFCILMVCFGDKEKAFYINKNSSMESANIATQINVDNQVQHNSILEMNELKNTRKTRNFNIVPSSELMPILSTPT; from the coding sequence ATGATGGAGGACACACCATTACATCTTGCTGTTTTCAATAATGATATAAATACGGCTGAACTTCTAATAAACCTAGAGGCTGATGTTAATCTAGGGTCTAGTGCTGGCCTTACAGCATTACATCTTGCCGTTGAGAAAAATAACCCCAATATAGTTAAGATACTTATAAAGTCAGGAGCTGATATAGACCAAAAAGACAAACTTGGTAGAACACCTTTATACTTGACTGTTGTTGATAATAACATATGTATGGCTACTCGTCTAATAAGTTATAGGGCTAATGTTGATATCAAAGATAATGACGGCTATACAGCTTTGTATATTGCAATTGTAAAAAATAATGTTGATATAATTAAGCTATTAATCAATATGAGAGCTGATGTTAATGTAAAAAATTACGAAAAAATAACTCCCTTACATATTGCCGTTATGGATAATAGACTTAACATCACTATACTTCTTGTAAAGGCAGGGTCTGATATTAATGCAAAGGATCATTCTGATAATACGCCATTAAGCTATGCGGAAATAAAAAAAAATAGAAAAATAATAGAATTTCTTAAGTTAGATAATACTGAAGTATCTATTCCTTCTCTGATCACAATTAAAGATGTCAATGAAGTTCATAACTATAAATTACAAGATAAATGTAAAGCTTTATGTGCTATTATAGCGTTTACATCACCATTTACTATAGGAGCTATTTGTTGCTTCCTGCTTGGTATGCAAGAAGCAGCCCTTTTTATCTCTGCTATGACAACAGTGGTACTTATGTTTTGTATACTTATGGTATGCTTTGGCGATAAAGAGAAAGCATTCTATATTAATAAGAATTCAAGTATGGAATCAGCAAACATTGCTACTCAAATTAATGTTGATAATCAAGTACAGCATAATAGTATATTAGAAATGAATGAGTTAAAAAATACTAGGAAAACGAGAAATTTTAACATTGTTCCATCTTCTGAATTAATGCCTATTCTGAGTACTCCAACCTGA
- a CDS encoding ankyrin repeat domain-containing protein, which yields MGMAEYNKYYNDICQVAHNSDLNKQELSYVLNKILTKYDITLDTKNQYDNTFLHCAIYNRDIHTTTFLIEEGADIHMRGYAGFTPIHLAAANNDIHIINLLAGRDACPNEEDHFGCTPLHIAAFYGNLETIELLVTALEVDINEVNDGGHTITSCCFQ from the coding sequence ATGGGCATGGCTGAATATAATAAATACTACAATGATATATGCCAAGTTGCACATAATAGTGATTTGAATAAACAAGAATTAAGTTATGTATTAAATAAAATACTTACAAAATACGATATAACACTTGATACAAAAAATCAATACGATAACACATTTTTGCACTGTGCAATTTATAATCGTGATATACATACTACCACTTTCCTAATAGAGGAGGGAGCTGATATTCATATGCGAGGTTATGCGGGTTTTACACCCATACATCTTGCTGCTGCAAATAACGATATACATATTATTAATTTGCTTGCAGGTAGGGATGCCTGTCCTAATGAAGAAGACCACTTTGGTTGCACACCTCTACATATAGCTGCTTTTTATGGTAATTTAGAAACCATTGAATTATTAGTTACTGCCTTAGAAGTAGATATTAATGAAGTTAATGATGGAGGACACACCATTACATCTTGCTGTTTTCAATAA
- the rpsD gene encoding 30S ribosomal protein S4, whose amino-acid sequence MGNMISRKYGVSRRYGVNLWGQAKDPVNSRKYPPGQHGTSGFKKLSDFGKQFAAHKKLKAYYNFRTSRQFKNIFVKAKKMVKKVGNIIDSFTGLLESRLMSVLYRSELASTIFMARQFVSHSHVTVNGKMVNIASYTVKPGDLIKIKKKLIHSNGKKESEVQLGALASAPYLKVGVCVEDKQEYYVIEYLRMPKLSEIPYPIDMEVNLIVEFFSR is encoded by the coding sequence ATGGGAAACATGATAAGTAGGAAATACGGCGTTAGCCGTAGGTATGGTGTAAATTTATGGGGTCAAGCTAAAGATCCAGTAAATTCACGCAAATATCCACCAGGGCAACATGGTACTTCTGGTTTTAAGAAGCTTTCTGATTTTGGGAAACAGTTTGCTGCACATAAAAAGCTTAAGGCTTACTATAATTTTCGTACTAGTAGGCAATTTAAAAATATATTTGTAAAAGCAAAGAAGATGGTAAAGAAAGTCGGTAATATAATAGATAGTTTTACTGGCTTACTTGAATCACGTTTAATGTCGGTATTGTATCGCTCTGAGCTTGCATCAACAATTTTTATGGCTAGACAATTTGTATCTCATAGCCATGTAACTGTTAATGGTAAAATGGTAAATATTGCTAGTTATACGGTTAAACCTGGTGATCTTATAAAAATTAAGAAGAAGTTAATTCACTCAAATGGAAAGAAGGAATCAGAAGTTCAGTTAGGGGCACTTGCATCAGCCCCTTATTTGAAAGTGGGTGTGTGTGTTGAGGACAAGCAGGAATATTATGTAATAGAATATTTAAGAATGCCAAAGTTGTCCGAGATTCCTTATCCAATTGATATGGAAGTCAATTTAATTGTTGAATTCTTCTCAAGATAA
- the iscX gene encoding Fe-S cluster assembly protein IscX: protein MVKWTDIEDIAIALEDVYPDEDIANIRFIKLKKMVTLLQGFNDNPDRCNERILEAIQLKWIEERS from the coding sequence ATGGTAAAATGGACTGACATAGAGGATATAGCAATTGCTTTAGAGGATGTATATCCTGATGAAGATATAGCAAATATTAGATTCATTAAACTTAAAAAGATGGTAACCTTGTTACAGGGTTTTAATGATAATCCAGATAGGTGCAATGAAAGAATACTTGAAGCAATACAGTTAAAATGGATTGAAGAACGTAGTTAA